The Streptomyces sp. NBC_00576 genome contains the following window.
CCCCGACGTGGCCAGCGGGACGGTGAGTTGGCCCGTACCCGGGGCGACCTCCAGGACTCGGCTGCCCGGGCCGAGACCGGCCGCGCGGGCCAGATCGTCCACGAGGGCCTGCGGATACCGGGGGCGTGCCCGGTCGTACAGTTCCGCCGCCTCGTTGAAGGTGTCACGCAGCATGTCGCCCTTCACCCCATTCGTCGTTCGTCCTGCCGTGGTGATTCCACCCAGGGCAGAATGCCGATCCCTTCCCCTGGAAGCGATGGCTTTTAGGCTGAGGGAGTGAGCAATCAAGCGCCGAACCAGGCCCGGGTGATCCCGCTGCGTCCGAAAACCATGCCGGCACCGGCTCCCGCCACCCCGGTGGCCCCGGCGGTGCCCGCCCCCAGGGAACCGCTCTTCCGGGACCTGGTCGGCGACGTCCTGCGCCGCGAGCGGCTCGCCCAGGAACGCACCCTCAAGGATGTGGCGGACGCGGCCAGGATCTCCATGCCGTACCTGTCCGAGCTGGAGCGGGGCCGCAAGGAAGCCTCCTCGGAGGTCCTCGCGGCAGCCGCCCATGCTCTCGGCCTGGGCCTGGGAGACCTGTTGTCCCTGGCCCAGAGCGAGCTGACGCGGCACACCATAAGCCGTACCCGCGCGCGTACGACGACCTCCGCGCCGTACAACGGGCTCTGCCTGGTCGCCTAGCAGGCATGCAGGCAGGCGCGAGCCCGTCGGACGTGCTCCGTCAGACGCCGGCGAGGCGGCGGCTCACCACCTCGTCTGCCAGGCCGTACGCCACCGCCTCCGCCGCGGTGAACACCTTGTCGCGGTCCATGTCCGCGCG
Protein-coding sequences here:
- a CDS encoding helix-turn-helix domain-containing protein, with amino-acid sequence MSNQAPNQARVIPLRPKTMPAPAPATPVAPAVPAPREPLFRDLVGDVLRRERLAQERTLKDVADAARISMPYLSELERGRKEASSEVLAAAAHALGLGLGDLLSLAQSELTRHTISRTRARTTTSAPYNGLCLVA